Part of the Thermodesulfovibrionales bacterium genome, CGTCACGCCGAGCCTTGCGAGTCTGAGCATATTCTCGAGATGTATCGCGCTGAAGGGCATCTCACGCGGCGAAAGGAGAAGCTTCCTTCCTTCTTTTATCGTTACATCGGCAGCCCGCTCGATGAGGTTGTTTGCGTAGCCGCAGGCGATGCCGGAAAGGGTCTTCATGGAACAGGGGACAACGAGCATCCCATCCGTGATGAAGGAGCCGCTTGAGAGGGAGGAGGCGAGATCGCTTTCCCTATGATAGGAGATCTGCTTCGAGCGGAAGTGACCCCTGATCTTCTTCTCTATGCCTGAGGGAGTGTCCGCCGACCAGTCGATGCCCGTTTCGTGTTTGATGATCGGGAAAGACTGGGATGAGATGATGACATGGACTTCGGTTGACCCGACGAGCTGTCCAAGGACCCTGATGCCGAAGACAGACCCGCTTGCGCCTGTTATCGCGAATACGTATCTCTTCACAGGCAGAGTTCTTCTGAATCGAAAACCCCTGACTCCTTAAGCTCGTGTAAAATGCGATGCGCCTCCAGGCCCGCCTCACGATCCATCTTCTGAATCGCAAATCCAGCGTGAATAAGCACGAAGTCGCCGACTCGCACCTCCTCGGGAAGGAGAAGGAGGCTCACCTCCCTCTGCGCGCCGCCGATGCTGATCGTGGCTATCGAATCATTCAGACTGATAATTTCTGAGGGGACCGCGAGACACATGCTATATTCCACTCCTTCAATTTCTGGATCGTCATCGCTATCACATCTTTCATTTTATCACGGATCGTGTCGGTCATTTCGAGTCCCAGCTCAAGGGACTGCGGTTGCACGCCGATGAGGCAGAGCTTCGACGGCGTCAGGTCCTTTAACTTGGCGGCGAAGAGGAGATCGGAGAGTCCGATGTGATGAACGGACAGCTTTGAGAAAAGGGAAGAGGGAATCGCATCTCCCTCCAGAATACCAACATAACCCGGCTCTTTCCGGAAATCCACGGCGTCGATGATGAGGATCTTTTCCTTGCCTTCAAAAAAATGGAGGAGGTCGAGGCCAAGCGTGCCACCATCTATGATTTCAATTTCAGGAGAGAAATCATATCTCTCCCCTATGGTGTTCACCGCATGAACCCCGACCCCTTCATCCTTGAGCAGAATGTTGCCGAGACCTATGAGCGCGGTCGTCAAGGCCTTTTATGCCTTTCTCGACTTGTATCCGCTGAAGATTGAGCTCATGAGGCCGTTTCTCTCCATGATGTCGTTATGCCAGCCGATGTAGATATGGAGGATAACGAAGACGGCGATGAGCCACATGATACAATGGTGGACGAGTCTCACCGTACCCTCATTCATTATGGCAAAAAGCCAACCGCCCAGCAGAGTCCACAATGCTCCCGCATGGCTCTGCGAATAAAGCGCAAAACCCGTGAGTATCTCGATCACGAAGAGGATGATGAGGAAGAAGTAGGTGAGTCCGGCGATGCCGGTATGGCCGATCGACTCAGGGCAATGCTCTCTCAGGAAGCAGTAAAACTCCGCGGTCCCGTAGAGATTCTTTCGTCTCTCGCTGCTGATCGGGAGAAACTGATCCCAATGAGAGTAGCGGTTACCCACGAACCACCAGTAAATCCGTACCAGGACGGCCATAACAAAGACATAGGCCGCAATGAAGTGGATGAACCGGAACTTCGCCATGATGAGCTGCTTCTCTCGAACGGCATTGATAAAGGGAGCGCCGATGTAAAAACCGGTTATCGCCAATGTCAGGATCGCAGCGAAATTGAGCCAATGCGTCAGTCTTACAGGAAACTCCCAGACATATACCCTTTTTAACATGGCCGCCTCCTATAACGCCTTAACCTTTATTAACTCATTCTTCTCCGGATCGACGACATGAATGGCGCACGCCATACAGGGGTCGAAGGAATGAATCGTCCTGAGTATCTCCAGGGGCTTGGCAGAGTCTTTCATCGGCGTTCCAACGAGGGCTGCTTCATAGGGGCCGGGATTACCTTTTGCATCCCTCGGCGAAGAATTCCAGCCGCCCGGGACAACGCACTGGTAGTTGTCGACCTTTCCGTCCTTGATCACGACCCAATGGCAGAGCGAACCACGGGGTGCCTCATGGAAGCCGAACCCCTTCGCCTCTTTCGGCCAGGACGAGGGCTCCCACTTTTCAGGATTATGGATGCGGAGGTCTCCGGACTTGATCTTCGCATCGAGTTCGCCGATCCATACGGGGAGCATCTCTGAGGTGACGAGTGTCTCGATACCCCTGGCCGCAGTCCTTCCGAGGGTCGAGAAGAGCGCGGTCGGTCCGACACCCAATTTCTGCAGGACCATATTCACGACTTCCTGTATCCGTTTATGACCCGAGGCATAGGCAACGAGCATCCTCGAAAGGGGGCCGACCTCTGTCGAAAGGCCGTCGTAGCGGATTCCCTTGACCCAGCTGTACTTCTTCTCGGTATCGAGAAATTCATAGGGAGGTTTCGGGCCGGTATAGTTCGGATTGGTCTCCCCCTCATAGGGATGTAATGCCTTATTGTCTCCGCCGTTGTACTTATACCAGGCGTGAGCAACATCTTCGGTCACCTTTTCTTGCGAAACCGGTTCGACTTTGCTCAGATTCTTGTTCCTGATGAATCCACGCGGCAGCCAGGTATTGGTCGTATTGCTCACATCGTCATTCTGGAATTCACCGTAGGAGAGGTAATTCCCGACCCCGCCTCCTATGCCTGCCCATTCCTTATAGAAAGAGGCTACGGCTAGGAGATCAGGAATATAAACCTTTTCGACGAAGGCATGGGCCTTCGCCGCGAGCTGATTCATGAGCGCGATACCGCCCGCATTCAGCGCATTCTGGCTGTTCGGGTCTATCGGTATCGACATGCCGCCCACGAGCCAGGTCTGAGGGTGGGGGTTCTTCGCGCCGAGCAGCGCCTGTATTCTGATGACGTCCTTCTGCCAGTCGAGCGCCTCGAGGTAGTGGGCAACCGCCATGAGGTTCGCCTCGGGCGGGAGCTTGTATTCGGGATGCCCCCAGTAGCCGCTTGCAAAAATGCCAAGCTGTCCGCTCTCGACCAGGGCCTTCACCTTGTCCTGCACGGCCTTGAAGTAAGGCGCTGAGGACTTAGGCCAGTCAGAGAGAGACTGAGCAAGGGCGGCTGTTTTCGCAGGGTCTGCCTTCAGCGCACTGACCGGATCGACCCAGTCCAGGGCGTGGAGGTGATAGAAATGTATGACATGATCCTGAACGTACTGGATACCGTTAATAATATTCCTGATTATCCTGGCGTTCGGAGGAATTACTGCCCCAACTGCATTTTCCACGGCTCTCACGGAGCTTTGTGCGTG contains:
- a CDS encoding flavin prenyltransferase UbiX — its product is MKRYVFAITGASGSVFGIRVLGQLVGSTEVHVIISSQSFPIIKHETGIDWSADTPSGIEKKIRGHFRSKQISYHRESDLASSLSSGSFITDGMLVVPCSMKTLSGIACGYANNLIERAADVTIKEGRKLLLSPREMPFSAIHLENMLRLARLGVTIAPPVPAFYHRPKDLDDIVDFVAGKILDSFGIAHKLFSRWTD
- a CDS encoding HypC/HybG/HupF family hydrogenase formation chaperone; the protein is MCLAVPSEIISLNDSIATISIGGAQREVSLLLLPEEVRVGDFVLIHAGFAIQKMDREAGLEAHRILHELKESGVFDSEELCL
- a CDS encoding HyaD/HybD family hydrogenase maturation endopeptidase, which gives rise to MTTALIGLGNILLKDEGVGVHAVNTIGERYDFSPEIEIIDGGTLGLDLLHFFEGKEKILIIDAVDFRKEPGYVGILEGDAIPSSLFSKLSVHHIGLSDLLFAAKLKDLTPSKLCLIGVQPQSLELGLEMTDTIRDKMKDVIAMTIQKLKEWNIACVSRSPQKLSV
- the cybH gene encoding Ni/Fe-hydrogenase, b-type cytochrome subunit, producing MLKRVYVWEFPVRLTHWLNFAAILTLAITGFYIGAPFINAVREKQLIMAKFRFIHFIAAYVFVMAVLVRIYWWFVGNRYSHWDQFLPISSERRKNLYGTAEFYCFLREHCPESIGHTGIAGLTYFFLIILFVIEILTGFALYSQSHAGALWTLLGGWLFAIMNEGTVRLVHHCIMWLIAVFVILHIYIGWHNDIMERNGLMSSIFSGYKSRKA